The DNA segment CTTAAATAACAAAAAGCTGTATGCTGCCAATTCTTAGAGGTATAAAAACCAGGGGAAGTTACAGATGTACCATCTGCAACATTCTTAGGGTCTTTTGATTTATGATCCAATGCAAAAAATATGCGTCTAAACCTGCCTGTCatcattttacaaattttgcAAATAACCTGTCATCAGCTATAATAACCTAAAGCTGAATCTTTTCCTTAAATTTGGTAAATAAGAAAATCTACTCATTTTAGGAAATTTGTTCAATATTTGTTTACAGAACAATATTGTCATTTCAAGTTTACCAAAGATATTAGAAATTCAATCAGTTAGATTCTATAAACAAGAGCAATAGTAAAGATATTTGATTCCTTCGTATTGGTTTGCATAAAGCATGAGTATTTTGTAGATTAGTATATGTATTTGTTTTTGGAGTGCTAAGTTATGTGGGGAAAGAACATAGGGAAAGAATCGTTCTCCTCTGGTAACTTCGATGCTTTTGTAATAGGGTGGTACCCTTGTGCCTCtttaatataaatcatttgttactcccaaagtaaataaattttaatgcactgataaataaaaaatcatgagtATAATGACAAtccaaattgaaatttgaatcataagttttttagtttttactcaataaaaatgggtttttatataaatttaatttaaaacaaataaattatataattttcaagAACTAGAACCAAATATTTTGtgtcttaattatatataagtaatgaTCAACGTGATGTAACAtaattagtaaataattttattttttaagtatgtgATCatggatttaatttttaatttatgctaATAGAAAAACATTTGAAGAGGATGAAccccttaaataaaaaaatatattttatttcattctcatataaatattcatgaataaaattaaataatatttactaaTTGTCTTAATTGAATTCACTGATTtgtcaaatatataattttgatcctCTAATCTCAAAATAAAGACAActaatctcctttattttttattttttaaaatactattttgaTCGAATTGAATCcaaagtatttatttaaaagcataattaattaatttttcttcttataattGACACCGGACACCGTACATGTCTTATGTGTATTCCAATTTCAAACCGATCTAAAATTTACCATCACGTTAGGGTTTAGTACTTCCAAACGCTCTGCGAAATCGGAAAAAAAGTTGGTTTGTTGGTCGGTAGCGAAAGAAAGATGTCGATCTTCGAGTACAACGGGAGTGCCCTAGTGGCTATGGTGGGGAAGAACTGCTTCGCCATCGCGAGCGATCGGAGACTCGGTGTTCAGCTCCAGACCATCGCCACCGATTTCCAGAGGATTTCCAAAATCCACGACAAGCTGTTCATCGGCCTCTCGGCCTCGCCACCGACGCCCAGACCCTCTACCAGCGCCTCCTTTTCCGCCACAAATTGTATCAGCTCCGCGAAGAGAGGGACATGAAGCCCCAAACTTTTGCCAGCCTCGTCTCCGCTATTCTCTACGAGAATAGGTATCAATCAATTGTGTTTCGGATTAGGctaattatgtttgattttatagATGATATGCACAATTCTATTTTATGTATGTAAAAACAAATTACACTGTTTTGCCTTTCAGGTTTGGTCCATACTTTTGCCAGCCTGTAATTGCTGGACTAGGAGATGATGACAAGCCATTCATTTGCACAATGGATGCCATTGGAGCAAAGTAAGTTTAAGTATTATTGTATAATCTGTGCCCTTATTTACTGTTCAGTGTTGAGGAAAGTTAGTGTTATAGGGATTGGCATATCACGTCTAGATTTCTTCTGAGTAATAGACAACCCAAATTTGACAGAAATATATTTGGCAGTGAAGCAAATCACTCTCTTTGATGGACACTGCACTCTTTGTATCctttaatctaatattttttttcttcaagattTCCTCTTTTTTGAAAGTGGATTTTATCCAACTTGTGCCCctttaattagtaaaataatcttaattttgtttttaatccaaGCCATATATTTGTGATAGTAAtaactttgttttttattttttttggtgtgaCAGGGAACTTGCAAAAGATTTTGTAGTGGCTGGCACTGCATCCGAGTCTCTTTATGGTGCTTGTGAGTCAATGTTTAAGCCTGACATGGTTTGTCTCGAAATTCAATTTGTTGCCTTTAATGTCACTTTTTTTAGAATTTGCAAATTCCTGCATTAAGTCtatattttgtttgtgttgCTTGAGTTTTAGTACTAAATTATGAAATAAGCATGCAAGTGAACATTCATATAATAATGAACCTTAATTGGAATAGTTCCTTGCATATATTCAGAATATCATTCATGTATGATAGACAGGATCACAGGATGTATCATAGTTGTTCTTGTATCATAGACCTTTAAAGCTTGGTATGTGTGACTTGTTGCGggcttaaatttatgatttgaaATAACATAAGCGATAACACTTGTATTTGGAACTGTTTCATAACAAAATCTTCTGTTCACTGTAGCACCAgcaaacttaatttattttcattttttaatgttgGTAGTGGAGGAGGTAGGGGGGTTacataaatacataataaaaattgttCTTGCTTCTGCATGTGTACTTGATGTTAAAGGCCCTTCTCATGCATATTATTACAATTACAAAAGGCAACATTAGGTGTAGAATGCCTAAATGTAGGGACAAAATTGTTGTATGGAATAAGATGTTCTGTGCTAGTATAGTAGTAGTACCAGATTCgtggtttaaaaaaaaaggtgccACAAATAGTGGCTTAATTTTTCAGTTGAGTTCCCAAGTTCTCACATTATCATACTTATGATGtattcttgaaatttgaaagacATTTAAAATCCAGTTTTTTTGTGATCTTTTAAAGAGAAGAAGCTTATTCATGTTCCCTTGGTTTCTTAACTATGACAGGAACCAGAGGAATTGTTTGAGACGATTTCCCAAGCACTGATATCATCTGTAGATCGTGATTGTTTAAGTGGCTGGGGTGGACACGTTTATGTTGTGTAAGCTTCTGATTTCTCTGCATCTCATCATAGTCGACCATATGTTTTTGGCATACTGCCGTTACCACTTTGGGAGTTAGGCACTGAGcattcatatatttatatttacatatctgTGTAGTTGATGATACTTTTGCCATATTATTCTAGATAAAAGAATTTTGACATAATGAAAACAAATCCTGACCTGCCTCCAAAGGTGCAGTTGTTGGTACATGTTGCTCTTTAAATTTCTATGGGCCACAATTAATTTTCCTAGTGTTGGTAAATGAGGGTCAGAAGAGTTGAAAGCTGTGTATTGCATGGATGCACCTTATGGATGACATGACAAGTTAACAGGGCCGACAATTTACAGCATAAAGTGATAAATAAAGCAGCTGGGGGGAGGGGTGCTATTTCATTCGTATACTGTGATTACTGAATCTGACTGCTGTAATCACTTTGAAAGAAAAACTTGTAATTTGACTGTTTTTCACCGTTATTCTttagttttctttcttattctattttttaaaaaaaatattttcttctcttaaactTTTGCATTTGCATTTGTATCGCACTATGATGTTTAAGCTTATTCCAAGTTCTATTTTATTAAACTTCCTATTCATAACTTGTTATTCataacttgggataagtataagatagctagaaatgaaaccaaaaaggcggtgagtgaggcaagagcccaagcttttgatggactataccaagctctaggaaccagggacggagaaagatctatatataggcttgctaagggtagagagaggaagactagagatttggatcaagtaaagtgtgttaaggatgaagaaggcaaagtcttagtgcatgaaaaagatatcaaggaaaggtggaaggcgtatttccacaacttatttaatgatggatatggatatgactctagcagtctagacacaagagaagaggaccggaactataagtactatcgtcggattcagaaacaggaagtaaaggaagcgttgaaaagaatgagtaatggtaaggcggtggggccagacaacatacctattgaagtgtggaaaactcttggagatagaggtcttgagtggctcaccgaactctttaacgaaattatgaggtcaaaacgcatgccggaggaatggaggagaagcacgttagtgccaatctataagaacaaaggggatatacaaaattgtgcaaattataggggaatcaagctcatgagtcataccatgaaattatgggaaagagtgatcgaacggagattaagaaaggagactcaagttactgagaatcaatttggtttcatgccgggaaggtcgaccatggaagcgatttatttattacggcgggtgatggagcaatatcgcatggcccaacaagacttgcacttgatttttattgacttggagaaagcgtatgatagagtgtctagagagattttgtggaaagctctagagaagaaaggggttagggttgcatatattcgagctatccaagatatgtatgatagggtatcgactagtgttaggacacagggtggagagtcagacgattttcccatcacaattggtttacatcaagggtcaacccttagcccctacctttttaccttaattctggatgtcctcacggaacaaatccaagagatagcgccgagatgcatgctttttgcagatgacatagtcctccttggagagtcgagggaggagttgaatgagaggttggaaacttggagacgagctctagaaacacatggctttcgcctaagcagaagcaaatcggagtatatggaatgtaagttcaacaaaagaaggagggtttctaactcagaggtgaaaataggagaccatattatccctcaagtcacacggtttaaatatcttgggtctgtaatacaggatgatggggaaattgaaggggatgtgaatcatcgcattcaagtaggatggatgaaatggagaaaagcatcgggggtgttatgtgatgcaaaggtaccgatcaagctaaagggaaagttttatcggactgcggtaagaccggcgattttgtacggaacagaatgttgggcggtcaagagccaacatgagaataaagtaggtgtagcggagatgaggatgttgtggtggatgtgtggtaagactcgacaggataaaattagaaacgaaactATTAGAgggagggttggagtagcgcctattgtagagaagatggtggaaaatagacttaggtcgtttgggcatgtagagagaagaccggtagactctgtagtgaggagagtagaccagatggagagaagacaaacaattcgaggcagaggaagacccaaaaagactataagagaggttatcaaaaaggatctcgaattcaatggtttggatagaagtatggtacttgatagaacattatggcggaagttgatccatgtagccgaccccacctagtgggataaggcgttgttgttgttgtttgttgttgtttatttgCTGCAGCACCCCAACCGAAGTAAAGGAAAGGATACTGAAAGGAAGAATGGACTAACTTTTAAGCGTGTTTGCCTAGACATACTCCTACTTTCCGAGGAGCCTGAACGCGAAAGGGGAAATTTATTGGACTAACGTTCATCCCCATTTCAAATGGAAAAACAAATATGCTATGATCCAACCAAGTCACCCATTTCTTATCAGTTTGTTATCCTGGTTTGGATTTAATTGAAGATCATTTACCATCAAAGTGTGCAGACGGCTACCTTTGATTGTGGCATTTAACTAGATGCTCCTTCATAAGTGCTTCGAACTGTTTTAGTTCAATGTTAGATTATCAGTGAAAGTTATTCGAGGCAGTCTTGTGTGAATCAAGTTATACTACCCTCTGTTtcagaggaaagaaaaaaaatggaagaaaagaaaagttttgcatttttgtttttaaaaagttgttttttagaaatatatatatatatcagaagGTGAAGTTTAGCATTTGTTAGATCTCCATCAGGGCATCCCTTTACTAATTATAAGGAGACCAGTGATTTTACTAATAAACCACTCGGTTTTGCTGTCTAAAGTATCCAAAATGCAAAGTACCAATTATTTTTCCTgcgttaaaatattttaactataaTAATGGATTagttaatcaataattaaaatgttattaattatcactaattgacaattaacaattttatttatatgttggTTATGGAATATTGGAAGACGGATTTTGTGTTAAAAGTGACCTTGATGAGTTGAGTCATTCATTGTAAGTAATCCATTGATTACACAGGGAACATAATTCTCTAGAAAGTGAACAGAAAAAGCTCTCAATTCAGAATAAAAGATTTCTCTCTTCAAAGTGGCTCTAATGGAATCAAGAATGAAGTaggttaacatttttttcattaaaattacatattgtATAGATTAAATGCTATAATCTGTATCTTTTTTAATGTAGCTATAATCTGTATCTATATCTATATGAATACTAttgttagtattttatttatttttctatctgCCTGTGTGATATGGAGAATCTGAAATGTACTGGTTCATACAACTAAGCCTTCTATGCTGGCACAACCAGAGACTTCACATCCTGTATGGTTGAATTGGAATTAATTTGCAACTTGACATCAATTGCATATCTCTATTCACATTCAACttatagtgtgtttggaaaCCCAAGTTCACTATCCATCATTTTGTCTTTTACGTTTACATACATCGGAAAGTGGAACAACGGCTACCCATAATTTTGTGTCTTTCACATTAAGCTGCTACTTCCGTATTTCATAAGTTTTAGTTGCTTATGgggtttttaaatttaaaaaccaattcTTATGCAATTTTACTAttgaaaatatacaaaaatcaaTTTGCTTATATTAACCACTGGAGAGAAAACTTGTTGGGATTCTTAAATGTGTCATGTGTAATTATAAGACCCACCAAAAGTGAGTAAGCAACCctataaaaatcaaacagtAACTAAACCTTAATTTAACAATGTCAACATGTCAAAAgagaaataataaagtaaataatggaAGGGGAAAAGGTGAATCCTACTCATAATACAAACTTTCGCCCAAATCAGTTCAGCACTACAATGATGGATTAACAGTTTCatttattaacataaaaacCAGAGGGGTAAGGagatttttgaataaaatggaCAATATACCTCCATCAGTTTCCCAAGATCAAACTTTGGAGCTTTCAGGATCTTAACTTTACGAATGAACACATTCTGTAGAGGATAGATACTAGATGTTGCCTTCTCAATCTCTTTTCCAATCATCTCAGGGATGAGCTTGCGGACCACTTCTTTCAAATCACAGGATGTTGTCTGGTTGACCATTATCTCTGTCATCTTCCTGCGAATctgaaaaattaaagaacagaGAAAACATATAAGATGACATGCAAATCCagtaaattggggaactatttGGAGCGAAAGTTGTGGTGAATATATACAAACCTGTTTAACTTGGCTCGATTGTGCATAACAGGTTCTCTTCACCTGGTTACTACGCCTCTTAGTAAACCCAATGCAGAACATCCTCAAAGTATAATTATCAGTGGTCTTCACATCAGCATGAGCTTCAATTAAAGTTTGCCATTTTCGCACCAATGACCTCAACTTGTCAGTTGTGAAACTCATTCCCTACAGAGATATAGTTACAATCTTAGCTaagattaattaaaatcatgCAAATCAATGACAATATATAGCAGCAACCAAAAGAAGCTATACCCAGAAGTTGGTCAAAACATTCTTCCCTTGAACATCCTCGGCTCTCAAACGAATCTTCTTGAATGCATGGTCCTCATCACCTTGAAGATCAGCCAATGAGACCTCAAACACTCGATGTTTTAGTCCATCCGAAGCAGTCTGTTGTTTAAAAAATAGCCATCATGTCACCATCTATATAAAGCTCAGCAATTTAAATCACTCGTAGCAATtactattataaattcaaagagTAAAACACATTTTTGTTCCTAAAAGTGTTAAGTGCAGTCACATGGTACTTGACACTAAGAAAATTGCAAATAAATCCctgaacacacacacacacacacatatatatatatatatatatatatatatatatatatatatatatatatatatatatatatatatatatatatatatatatatatatatatatattactattgTCACTTGGATCACACGTTACATGTATCAATTGGACTAATGTGAGTAATGAATTACACTTTAAGTATcggagattttttttcttcttctttagtttCAAGGATCCATGTGACGACGCTTgcagagaataaaataattatttatccaaattaTAAATGCAGATAACCCAACGATGATACaagtctatataaaaaaaatgtaagaccTTGGTGCCCTGAGTACGAGTGACGAGGGTCTTGCCAACATTCTTGACCTGGAACACAGAAGGGGCCTTGATATCGTACCAATCCTTCTTGGTAAAAGGATCAGCGCTGTAGATTGacggaggaagaagaaaa comes from the Glycine soja cultivar W05 chromosome 6, ASM419377v2, whole genome shotgun sequence genome and includes:
- the LOC114414309 gene encoding 40S ribosomal protein S3a-like; the protein is MAVGKNKRISKAKKGGKKKAADPFTKKDWYDIKAPSVFQVKNVGKTLVTRTQGTKTASDGLKHRVFEVSLADLQGDEDHAFKKIRLRAEDVQGKNVLTNFWGMSFTTDKLRSLVRKWQTLIEAHADVKTTDNYTLRMFCIGFTKRRSNQVKRTCYAQSSQVKQIRRKMTEIMVNQTTSCDLKEVVRKLIPEMIGKEIEKATSSIYPLQNVFIRKVKILKAPKFDLGKLMEC